The Streptomyces camelliae genome window below encodes:
- a CDS encoding MFS transporter, producing MHGGERGPGRGALAVVLLAVAQILVVFDTAVFAVGLPLIQFDRHLSFSGLTWLLSVYSVCFAALPVLAGALGRALGHRRVLMGGFALSSLAAAAPALSTAAWVLLASRAVQGVAAAVITAGALALIDATHPAGRDRDRALNMHFAVVACATPAVLLPCTMLLDSVRTANTVFWVQAVAGLVLLVLTPVALAETEPVPGARSRVGGAALAVVPLGFLAWFADWLGGRSVSVTTVIVIAVGAALLPSALGWLGRGERVPALLSRLYRERVAFGAYTVVALLAAGLAGAMIVLMFALQLLGNLSPMQVGWALLPAVAGVVLGCAVLPVVAARAGLAGTVAGACVVAAGGFVLLGRPGAGYGFGAVQLPLLLIAFGCGVLALPAGFARGGSGALPQELNSSRQFGAGLGASMFVGVITVAERNTTTGTLAGLKEYKVVLAHEVRHCFDLGTALCLTAALIALLALPRRAVPAAGPEPRVSGGAPAGTAGSPGSSGR from the coding sequence GTGCACGGGGGAGAACGCGGGCCGGGCCGCGGGGCGTTGGCGGTGGTGCTGCTGGCCGTCGCCCAGATCCTGGTCGTCTTCGACACCGCGGTCTTCGCGGTGGGGCTGCCGTTGATCCAGTTCGACCGGCATCTGTCGTTCTCCGGGCTGACCTGGCTGCTGTCCGTGTACAGCGTGTGCTTCGCGGCGCTGCCGGTGCTCGCGGGGGCGCTCGGCCGGGCGCTCGGGCACCGGCGGGTGCTGATGGGCGGGTTCGCGCTGTCGAGCCTCGCCGCGGCGGCGCCCGCGCTGTCGACCGCCGCCTGGGTGCTGCTGGCGTCGCGGGCGGTGCAGGGTGTGGCGGCGGCGGTGATCACGGCGGGCGCGCTGGCGCTGATCGACGCCACGCATCCGGCGGGCCGGGACCGGGACCGGGCGCTGAACATGCACTTCGCGGTCGTCGCCTGCGCCACCCCGGCCGTGCTGCTGCCGTGCACGATGCTGCTGGACAGCGTGCGGACGGCGAACACGGTCTTCTGGGTGCAGGCGGTGGCCGGGCTGGTGCTCCTGGTGCTGACCCCGGTGGCGCTGGCCGAGACGGAGCCGGTGCCCGGGGCGCGGAGCCGGGTGGGCGGTGCCGCGCTGGCCGTCGTGCCGCTGGGCTTCCTCGCGTGGTTCGCGGACTGGCTCGGCGGCCGGAGTGTGTCCGTCACGACGGTCATCGTCATCGCCGTGGGCGCCGCGCTGCTGCCGTCCGCGCTGGGCTGGCTGGGCCGTGGCGAGCGGGTGCCGGCCCTGCTGTCCCGGCTGTACCGGGAGCGGGTCGCGTTCGGCGCCTACACGGTGGTGGCGCTGCTGGCGGCGGGCCTGGCCGGGGCCATGATCGTCCTGATGTTCGCCCTGCAGCTGCTCGGCAATCTGTCCCCGATGCAGGTCGGCTGGGCCCTGCTGCCCGCGGTCGCCGGGGTGGTGCTGGGGTGTGCGGTGCTGCCCGTGGTGGCCGCGCGCGCGGGGCTCGCCGGTACGGTGGCCGGAGCGTGCGTGGTGGCGGCCGGCGGGTTCGTGCTGCTGGGCCGCCCAGGTGCGGGCTACGGCTTCGGCGCGGTGCAGCTGCCGCTGCTGCTGATCGCGTTCGGCTGCGGGGTGCTCGCCCTGCCCGCCGGTTTCGCGCGGGGCGGCAGCGGTGCGCTCCCCCAGGAGCTGAACTCCTCCCGGCAGTTCGGCGCCGGTCTGGGCGCCTCCATGTTCGTCGGCGTCATCACGGTCGCCGAGCGGAACACGACGACGGGGACGCTCGCCGGTCTGAAGGAGTACAAGGTCGTCCTCGCGCACGAGGTCCGCCACTGCTTCGACCTCGGTACGGCGCTGTGCCTGACCGCCGCGCTGATCGCGCTGCTGGCCCTGCCCCGCCGAGCCGTCCCCGCGGCCGGCCCGGAGCCGAGGGTCAGCGGTGGCGCACCAGCGGGAACGGCAGGGTCTCCCGGATCGTCAGGCCGGTGA
- a CDS encoding universal stress protein: MTEQQGQHSHSPAHRFERGTDGPKVIVVGVDGSDSSLRAAAYAGGLARRQHALLAVVYVQPVLAAGAALGAPVAETTDEIAEDLVTYIREAAERVKGIFEVRWEFHTFRGDPYTGLVKAADELQADAVVVGASEQAGHRIIGSVAVRLVKAGRWPVTVVP; this comes from the coding sequence GTGACGGAACAGCAGGGGCAGCACTCTCACTCGCCCGCGCACCGATTCGAGCGGGGTACGGACGGGCCGAAGGTCATCGTGGTCGGGGTGGACGGCTCGGACTCCTCGCTGCGCGCGGCCGCGTACGCGGGCGGGCTCGCCCGGCGCCAGCACGCGTTGCTGGCCGTGGTGTACGTGCAGCCGGTGCTCGCGGCCGGGGCGGCCCTCGGTGCGCCGGTGGCCGAGACGACCGACGAGATCGCCGAGGACCTGGTCACGTACATCCGGGAGGCGGCCGAGCGGGTCAAGGGGATATTCGAGGTGCGCTGGGAGTTCCACACCTTCCGCGGCGACCCCTACACCGGGCTGGTGAAGGCGGCCGACGAGCTCCAGGCGGACGCGGTGGTCGTCGGTGCCTCGGAGCAGGCCGGGCACCGGATCATCGGCTCGGTGGCGGTGCGGCTGGTGAAGGCGGGGCGCTGGCCGGTGACGGTCGTTCCGTAG
- a CDS encoding MFS transporter, whose translation MKLGRQFGWLWGAYAVSTFGTWLAFDAFAMIAVLVLHAGSAQVSLLASAGVAVGAVAAVPVGPWVEFRRKRPVMITADLVRCAALLSLPAAYALGMLGFGQLLTVSVIVAAADITFTAASGAHLKALVPAADLLTATSRFESTTWTATVLGPPLGGAAIGLLGPVTTVVADAVSYLLSALGIRAIGSGEPRPQRTAAPRAGDLLDGWRHLLTSPALRPLFLNSLANNALIMATSPVLSVLMLGHLGFTPWQYGLAFAVPCLGGLLGSRLARPLATRYGRRRILLTTGVLRALWSVGLAFVRPGLPGLLVVMVTEAGLITCSGIYGPVLAAERLELTPDDRVARTLAAWSVTGKATTAAVTALWGLLAAATSPRTAIAVAGVLLLATPLLLWRPTRATERPSPASAPPSPAAPPPSR comes from the coding sequence ATGAAGCTGGGGCGGCAGTTCGGATGGCTGTGGGGGGCCTACGCGGTCAGTACCTTCGGCACCTGGCTTGCCTTCGACGCCTTCGCGATGATCGCGGTCCTCGTGCTGCACGCCGGCTCCGCCCAGGTCTCGCTGCTGGCTTCCGCAGGCGTGGCCGTCGGCGCGGTGGCCGCCGTACCCGTCGGACCCTGGGTGGAATTCCGCCGCAAGCGCCCCGTGATGATCACCGCCGACCTGGTGCGCTGCGCCGCGCTGCTCAGCCTGCCCGCCGCCTACGCGCTCGGCATGCTCGGCTTCGGACAGCTGCTCACCGTCTCGGTGATCGTCGCGGCGGCCGACATCACCTTCACCGCCGCCTCCGGCGCCCACCTCAAGGCCCTCGTGCCGGCCGCGGACCTGCTCACCGCCACCAGCCGATTCGAGTCCACCACCTGGACCGCCACGGTGCTCGGCCCCCCGCTCGGCGGCGCCGCGATCGGCCTGCTCGGACCCGTGACGACCGTGGTCGCGGACGCCGTCAGCTATCTGCTCTCCGCCCTCGGCATCCGCGCCATCGGCTCCGGCGAGCCCCGCCCGCAGCGCACCGCCGCACCCCGCGCCGGCGACCTCCTCGACGGCTGGCGGCACCTGCTCACCAGCCCCGCCCTGCGCCCGCTGTTCCTCAACTCGCTGGCCAACAACGCCCTGATCATGGCCACCTCGCCGGTGCTGTCGGTCCTCATGCTCGGACACCTCGGCTTCACCCCCTGGCAGTACGGCCTCGCCTTCGCCGTGCCCTGCCTCGGCGGACTGCTCGGCTCCCGGCTGGCCCGCCCGCTCGCCACCCGCTACGGCCGCCGGCGGATCCTGCTCACCACCGGCGTGCTGCGCGCGCTGTGGTCCGTCGGCCTCGCCTTCGTCCGCCCCGGCCTGCCCGGTCTGCTGGTCGTGATGGTGACCGAGGCCGGCCTGATCACCTGCTCGGGCATCTACGGCCCCGTGCTCGCCGCCGAGCGCCTGGAACTGACCCCGGACGACCGGGTGGCCCGTACCCTCGCCGCCTGGTCCGTCACCGGCAAGGCCACCACCGCCGCCGTCACCGCCCTGTGGGGCCTGCTGGCCGCCGCCACCAGCCCGCGCACGGCGATCGCCGTGGCCGGAGTCCTGCTCCTCGCCACCCCGCTGCTGCTGTGGCGCCCCACGCGCGCTACGGAACGACCGTCACCGGCCAGCGCCCCGCCTTCACCAGCCGCACCGCCACCGAGCCGATGA
- a CDS encoding SCO0930 family lipoprotein encodes MKTSGRTASLVATAAAVLALTTACGQDNSTTPASAAQNVGATAPAGSPTTGAGLGTGTGAGNGYGADGNQSSSSPTAAAPAGKLTVAANPDLGNVLTDGSGLTLYRFDKDTANPPKSNCVDDCARTWPPVPANDATAGAGIDKSLLGEVTRADGTKQLTIGGWPAYRYAKDVNAGDVNGQGVGGKWFALAPDGKKASLASLPGLSVRKDPKLGDIIVDKNGRTVYRFLKDKAWPKVISNCAGACLQKWPAVAPVKPEDTQGVKKKGLMGFTRPDGAKQMTVNCWPIYTFSGDTAPGDTNGQGVGGTWYAVAPDGKPVGAPSS; translated from the coding sequence ATGAAGACCTCCGGGCGGACCGCCTCGCTGGTGGCGACAGCCGCCGCGGTGCTGGCGCTGACGACGGCGTGCGGTCAGGACAACAGCACCACCCCGGCCTCCGCGGCCCAGAACGTCGGCGCCACCGCGCCCGCGGGCAGCCCGACCACCGGCGCCGGCCTCGGCACGGGCACCGGCGCGGGCAACGGTTACGGCGCCGACGGCAACCAGAGCTCCAGCTCCCCCACCGCGGCCGCGCCCGCGGGCAAGCTCACCGTGGCCGCCAACCCCGATCTCGGCAACGTGCTGACCGACGGCTCCGGCCTCACCCTCTACCGGTTCGACAAGGACACCGCCAACCCGCCCAAGTCGAACTGCGTCGACGACTGTGCCAGGACCTGGCCGCCGGTCCCCGCCAATGACGCCACCGCCGGCGCCGGCATCGACAAGTCGCTGCTCGGCGAGGTGACCCGCGCCGACGGCACCAAGCAGCTCACCATCGGCGGCTGGCCGGCGTACCGCTACGCCAAGGACGTCAACGCCGGTGACGTCAACGGCCAGGGCGTGGGCGGCAAGTGGTTCGCGCTGGCCCCCGACGGCAAGAAGGCCTCGCTGGCCTCCCTGCCCGGTCTGTCCGTGCGCAAGGACCCCAAGCTCGGCGACATCATCGTGGACAAGAACGGCAGGACGGTCTACCGCTTCCTGAAGGACAAGGCCTGGCCCAAGGTCATCTCGAACTGCGCCGGAGCCTGCCTCCAGAAGTGGCCCGCCGTCGCTCCGGTCAAGCCGGAGGACACCCAGGGCGTCAAGAAGAAGGGGCTGATGGGCTTCACCCGTCCCGACGGCGCGAAGCAGATGACCGTCAACTGCTGGCCGATCTACACCTTCTCCGGGGACACCGCCCCCGGCGACACCAACGGTCAGGGCGTGGGCGGCACCTGGTACGCCGTCGCGCCCGACGGCAAGCCGGTCGGCGCTCCGAGCAGCTGA
- the lysX gene encoding bifunctional lysylphosphatidylglycerol synthetase/lysine--tRNA ligase LysX: MTASAGPAERRDPTTPVRPSAGGRLGWVPKAFATLFGALGLLCALVALIEPLRDLLQPVIHTLDMLLVPISANLAYAVFLFLLAGAIAARKKIAWWLVVVYLGLVVLSDALGVGVGLYTESLLSLAVSGLLLVLLVVAHGEFYAASRRGAVWRALGVLLAGLVVAILLGWGLVMMFPGTLPANEHLAWAADRVLGGLFPPGAFAGRPPRKVTFVLGLLGALALLNAAATLFRSQRLEAALHDDEEARIRALLADYGERDSLGYFATRRDKAVVFSPSGKAAVTYRVEAGVCLASGDPVGDMEAWPHAIAAWLDVARRYAWAPAVMGASEDGARAYVRAGLGALQLGDEAILQVASFDLNGRDMRVTRQAVHRVARTGATTRIRRHAALGEREMEEVIGKADAWRDTETERGFSMALDRLGDPADGDCLLVEALGEDGRLLALLSFVPWGRDGISLDLMRRDRAAPNGVMEFMIAELCAAAAKLGVRRISLNFAVFRSAFEEGARIGAGPVLRFWRRLLLFFSRWWQLEAMYRSNVKYHPEWYPRFICYGETAALARIGLASGIAEGFVPVPSLRKLWGKGHPKAGPRPATTAGLPSLTAPGREAGEGAGPAAPEAGLPDQVRVRRRTLDRLRAAGTDPYPVGVPAPSHALSDVPEGADVTVAGRVMLVRDFGGIVFAVLRDWSGDHQIALTRDGTGAAALDRFTADADTGDHVTATGHAGRSDHGEPTVFVTDWQLTGKCLRPLPDKRRGLTDPEAKVRRRYLDLATSPAARTVLRARSAAVQALRQGLLDRGYVEVETPMLQPIHGGATARPFTTHINAYDLDLYLRIAPELYLKRLCVGGLEKVFELGRTFRNEGVSYKHNPEFTMLEAYQAHADYTVMLDLTRELIQGAASAAFGSPVARRDGQEYDISGPWPVRTVYGAVSEAVGEEIGPGTELLRLHRLCDRTAVPYTADDTPADVVLEMYERLVEERTRLPTFYKDFPTDVSPLTRQHRTDPRLAERWDLVAFGVELGTAYSELTDPVEQRRRLTEQSLRAAGGDPEAMELDEDFLQALEYAMPPTGGLGLGVDRLVMFLTGLTIRETLPFPLVRHR, from the coding sequence ATGACCGCGAGCGCCGGGCCCGCCGAACGGAGGGACCCCACGACGCCGGTACGCCCGTCCGCCGGCGGGCGCCTCGGCTGGGTGCCCAAGGCCTTCGCGACCCTCTTCGGCGCACTCGGCCTGCTGTGCGCCCTGGTCGCGCTCATCGAGCCCCTGCGGGACCTGCTCCAGCCGGTCATCCACACCCTCGACATGCTCCTGGTGCCCATCAGCGCCAACCTCGCCTACGCCGTCTTCCTGTTCCTGCTGGCCGGCGCCATTGCCGCCCGCAAGAAGATCGCCTGGTGGCTGGTCGTCGTCTACCTCGGCCTGGTCGTCCTCAGCGACGCACTCGGCGTGGGCGTCGGGCTGTACACCGAGTCGCTGCTGTCCCTGGCGGTGTCCGGCCTGCTGCTGGTCCTGCTCGTCGTGGCCCACGGGGAGTTCTACGCCGCCTCCCGCCGCGGCGCCGTGTGGCGGGCCCTCGGTGTGCTGCTGGCCGGGCTCGTGGTGGCGATCCTGCTGGGCTGGGGCCTGGTCATGATGTTTCCGGGCACGCTCCCGGCGAACGAGCATCTGGCCTGGGCGGCCGACCGGGTCCTCGGCGGACTGTTCCCGCCCGGCGCGTTCGCCGGCCGCCCGCCGCGCAAGGTCACCTTCGTCCTCGGCCTCCTCGGCGCCCTCGCCCTGCTCAACGCCGCCGCCACGCTGTTCCGCTCCCAGCGCCTGGAGGCCGCCCTGCACGACGACGAGGAGGCCCGCATCCGCGCCCTCCTCGCCGACTACGGCGAGCGGGACTCGCTCGGCTACTTCGCCACCCGCCGGGACAAGGCCGTCGTCTTCTCGCCCAGCGGCAAGGCCGCCGTCACCTACCGCGTCGAGGCCGGGGTGTGCCTGGCCAGCGGCGATCCCGTCGGCGACATGGAGGCCTGGCCGCACGCGATCGCCGCCTGGCTGGACGTGGCCCGTCGCTACGCCTGGGCGCCCGCCGTGATGGGCGCCTCCGAGGACGGTGCCCGTGCCTATGTCCGCGCCGGGCTCGGCGCCCTCCAGCTCGGCGACGAGGCGATCCTGCAGGTGGCCTCCTTCGACCTGAACGGCCGGGACATGCGGGTGACCCGGCAGGCCGTGCACCGCGTCGCCCGCACCGGCGCCACCACCCGGATCCGCCGCCACGCCGCACTCGGCGAGCGGGAGATGGAGGAGGTCATCGGCAAGGCCGACGCCTGGCGCGACACCGAGACCGAACGCGGCTTCTCCATGGCCCTGGACCGGCTCGGCGACCCCGCCGACGGCGACTGCCTGCTCGTGGAGGCCCTCGGCGAGGACGGCCGGCTGCTCGCCCTGCTCTCCTTCGTGCCCTGGGGGCGCGACGGCATCTCCCTGGACCTGATGCGCCGTGACCGGGCCGCCCCCAACGGGGTCATGGAGTTCATGATCGCCGAACTGTGCGCCGCCGCGGCGAAGTTGGGCGTCCGCAGGATCTCGCTGAACTTCGCCGTCTTCCGCTCCGCCTTCGAGGAAGGCGCCCGTATCGGCGCCGGACCCGTCCTCAGATTCTGGCGCCGTCTGCTGCTGTTCTTCTCCCGCTGGTGGCAACTGGAGGCCATGTACCGGTCCAACGTCAAGTACCACCCCGAGTGGTACCCGCGTTTCATCTGCTACGGCGAGACCGCCGCCCTCGCCCGCATCGGGCTCGCCTCCGGAATCGCCGAAGGCTTCGTCCCCGTACCGTCGTTGCGCAAGCTCTGGGGCAAGGGGCATCCGAAGGCCGGGCCGCGGCCCGCCACCACAGCGGGCCTGCCGTCCCTGACGGCGCCCGGCCGCGAAGCCGGGGAGGGGGCCGGGCCGGCGGCCCCGGAGGCGGGCCTGCCCGACCAGGTCCGCGTCCGCCGCCGCACCCTGGACCGGCTGCGCGCCGCCGGCACCGACCCCTACCCGGTCGGCGTCCCCGCCCCCAGCCACGCCCTCTCCGACGTCCCCGAAGGAGCGGACGTCACCGTCGCCGGACGGGTCATGCTGGTCCGCGACTTCGGCGGCATCGTCTTCGCCGTGCTGCGCGACTGGTCCGGCGACCACCAGATCGCCCTGACCCGCGACGGTACCGGCGCGGCCGCCCTCGACCGCTTCACCGCCGACGCCGACACCGGCGACCACGTCACCGCCACCGGCCACGCAGGCCGCAGCGACCACGGCGAGCCCACCGTCTTCGTCACCGACTGGCAGCTCACCGGCAAGTGCCTGCGCCCGCTGCCCGACAAACGGCGCGGCCTCACCGACCCCGAGGCCAAGGTCCGCCGCCGCTACCTCGACCTCGCGACCAGCCCCGCCGCCCGCACGGTCCTGCGGGCCCGCTCCGCCGCCGTACAGGCTCTGCGCCAGGGCCTGCTGGACCGTGGCTACGTCGAGGTCGAGACCCCGATGCTCCAGCCGATCCACGGCGGCGCCACCGCCCGCCCCTTCACCACCCACATCAACGCCTACGACCTCGACCTGTACCTGCGCATCGCCCCCGAGCTGTATCTGAAACGGCTGTGCGTCGGAGGCCTGGAGAAGGTCTTCGAACTCGGCCGCACCTTCCGCAACGAGGGCGTCTCCTACAAGCACAACCCCGAGTTCACGATGCTGGAGGCCTACCAGGCGCACGCGGACTACACCGTGATGCTCGACCTCACCCGCGAACTGATCCAGGGCGCCGCGAGCGCCGCCTTCGGCTCCCCGGTGGCCCGCAGGGACGGGCAGGAGTACGACATCTCCGGGCCCTGGCCGGTCAGGACCGTGTACGGGGCGGTCTCCGAGGCGGTGGGCGAGGAGATCGGCCCCGGCACCGAACTGCTGAGGCTGCACCGGCTGTGCGACCGCACCGCAGTGCCGTACACCGCCGACGACACCCCGGCCGACGTCGTCCTGGAGATGTACGAACGGCTGGTCGAGGAACGCACCCGGCTGCCCACCTTCTACAAGGACTTCCCGACCGACGTCTCCCCGCTGACCCGGCAGCACCGCACCGACCCGCGGCTCGCCGAGCGCTGGGACCTCGTCGCCTTCGGCGTCGAACTCGGCACCGCCTACTCGGAGCTGACCGACCCCGTCGAGCAGCGCCGGCGGCTCACCGAGCAGTCGCTGCGGGCCGCCGGCGGCGATCCGGAGGCCATGGAGCTGGACGAGGACTTCCTTCAGGCCCTCGAATACGCGATGCCCCCGACCGGCGGCCTCGGCCTCGGCGTCGACCGGCTCGTCATGTTCCTCACCGGCCTGACGATCCGGGAGACCCTGCCGTTCCCGCTGGTGCGCCACCGCTGA
- a CDS encoding class F sortase — protein MSASGLYELAEEEERRRKRAPWGVIALVLLTGLALIRNGSGEFDIGPPQPASAAAPDSRTGTFAGAPAPLAFSAVERVRIPAIQVDAPVMPVGLDADGWIGAPPPGDPNLAGWFTGAVSPGEKGTAVVVGHVDNQQGPAVFYGLGALKQGNRVETLRRDGKTAVFEIYGIEVFSKANFPGDRVYGSKGTPELRVITCGGGFSKQKGYDGNVVVFARLVAVD, from the coding sequence ATGTCTGCGTCCGGACTGTACGAGCTCGCCGAAGAGGAGGAGCGGCGGCGCAAGCGCGCCCCGTGGGGCGTGATAGCGCTTGTTCTGCTGACCGGCCTGGCGCTCATCCGGAACGGTTCGGGGGAGTTCGACATCGGCCCGCCGCAGCCGGCCTCGGCGGCGGCCCCGGACAGCCGTACGGGCACGTTCGCCGGGGCTCCGGCGCCGCTCGCGTTCTCGGCCGTCGAGCGGGTGCGGATCCCCGCGATCCAGGTGGACGCGCCGGTGATGCCGGTCGGCCTGGACGCGGACGGCTGGATCGGCGCACCCCCGCCCGGGGACCCCAACCTCGCGGGCTGGTTCACCGGTGCGGTCTCCCCCGGCGAGAAAGGCACCGCGGTCGTCGTGGGGCACGTCGACAACCAGCAGGGCCCCGCCGTCTTTTACGGACTCGGGGCCCTGAAACAGGGAAACCGGGTCGAGACTCTGCGCAGGGACGGAAAGACCGCGGTGTTCGAGATCTATGGAATCGAGGTCTTCTCGAAGGCCAATTTCCCCGGTGACCGGGTGTACGGCTCGAAGGGCACCCCGGAATTGCGGGTCATCACCTGCGGGGGCGGTTTCTCGAAACAGAAGGGCTACGACGGGAATGTCGTGGTCTTCGCCCGGCTGGTCGCGGTGGACTGA
- a CDS encoding DUF4239 domain-containing protein, which yields MPDWLVLVLAMLAACAVVVVVTVLRNRRAPDDEDPSETPDVIEYMTMWIGVVYAIVLGLAIAGVWEARSSAQDYVQSEAQALHEISERVRVYPPDVRDRIRTDVNTYVSYVVDHEWKTMSNQERVTDRGAELLQKVRHDVTDYQPKNDFEAQAYQPLLDQMTAADQARNDRADSTGATMPAVVWWGLLVGGLITVGMVFALQIRRTKRELVLAGLFSATIAFMLFLIWDFDAPFSRGIAVTAEPFTNLFPGLTK from the coding sequence TTGCCGGATTGGCTTGTTCTCGTCCTCGCGATGCTGGCGGCCTGTGCCGTCGTGGTGGTCGTCACCGTCCTGCGCAACCGGCGGGCACCCGACGACGAGGACCCCAGCGAGACCCCGGACGTCATCGAGTACATGACGATGTGGATCGGTGTCGTGTACGCCATCGTCCTCGGTCTGGCCATCGCGGGCGTGTGGGAGGCCCGCAGCTCCGCCCAGGACTACGTACAGAGCGAGGCCCAGGCGCTGCACGAGATCTCGGAGCGGGTCCGGGTCTATCCGCCGGACGTCCGTGACCGGATCCGGACTGATGTCAACACCTATGTCAGCTATGTCGTCGACCACGAGTGGAAGACGATGTCGAACCAGGAGCGCGTCACCGACCGCGGTGCCGAGCTGCTGCAGAAGGTCCGTCACGACGTCACCGACTACCAGCCGAAGAACGACTTCGAGGCGCAGGCCTACCAGCCGCTGCTGGACCAGATGACCGCCGCCGACCAGGCGCGCAACGACCGGGCCGACTCCACCGGGGCCACCATGCCGGCGGTGGTGTGGTGGGGGCTGCTCGTCGGCGGGCTGATCACCGTGGGCATGGTGTTCGCGTTGCAGATCCGGCGCACGAAGCGCGAACTGGTGCTGGCCGGGCTGTTCTCCGCGACCATCGCCTTCATGCTGTTCCTCATCTGGGACTTCGACGCCCCCTTCAGCCGGGGCATCGCGGTGACCGCGGAACCGTTCACGAATCTGTTCCCGGGCCTCACCAAATAG
- a CDS encoding polysaccharide deacetylase family protein yields the protein MQKDQFFTRRRMLLAGAAAVGAAGTAGVVLAGGTEETARIPAAPAPGPQARQALKPSAFRLQPLTGYGPPRPAPRKLKVRTEPILKISGRGRHMMLTFDDGPNPEYTPHILDTLARYDVRAMFFLCGECVVDNRELVARMADEGHVVGNHTWTHPLLTTLNRRQIRDEMERTSDAIEDSYGERPQWFRAPYGAWNRAAFQLGAEMGMEPMAWTVDTTDWMTPGTSTIIDRVESGAAPGVVVLSHDAGGDRSQTVHAIREWLPHLLDSGYHMTVPRRRT from the coding sequence ATGCAGAAGGATCAGTTCTTCACCCGGCGCCGGATGCTCCTCGCCGGCGCCGCGGCAGTGGGGGCCGCGGGCACTGCCGGAGTCGTTCTCGCGGGCGGCACCGAGGAGACCGCCCGGATCCCCGCCGCCCCCGCCCCCGGCCCGCAGGCCCGTCAGGCGCTCAAGCCCTCCGCGTTCCGGCTCCAGCCGCTCACCGGATACGGCCCGCCCCGCCCCGCGCCGCGCAAGCTGAAGGTGCGCACCGAGCCGATCCTGAAGATCTCCGGGCGCGGCCGGCACATGATGCTGACCTTCGACGACGGCCCCAACCCCGAATACACCCCGCACATCCTGGACACCCTCGCCAGGTACGACGTGCGGGCGATGTTCTTCCTGTGCGGCGAGTGCGTCGTCGACAACCGGGAACTCGTGGCCCGGATGGCCGACGAGGGCCATGTCGTCGGCAACCACACCTGGACCCATCCGCTGCTGACCACCCTCAACCGCAGGCAGATCCGCGACGAGATGGAGCGCACCAGCGACGCCATCGAGGACTCCTACGGCGAGCGGCCCCAGTGGTTCCGGGCCCCCTACGGCGCCTGGAACCGGGCCGCGTTCCAACTCGGCGCCGAGATGGGCATGGAGCCGATGGCCTGGACGGTGGACACCACCGACTGGATGACGCCGGGCACCTCCACCATCATCGACCGGGTGGAGAGCGGCGCCGCCCCCGGTGTCGTGGTGCTCTCCCACGACGCCGGCGGCGACCGTTCGCAGACCGTCCACGCGATCCGTGAATGGCTGCCCCATCTCCTCGACTCCGGATATCACATGACCGTGCCGCGCCGCCGCACGTGA